The proteins below come from a single Desulfomicrobium escambiense DSM 10707 genomic window:
- a CDS encoding HD-GYP domain-containing protein — protein MMDLSQCRVLAVDDTKLNLDILVNTLGKSHELAVALNGVSALEMAVGSPPDLILLDIMMPGMNGYEVLERLKQHPATAEVPVIMLSALSDVGTKARGFQLGAVDYLSKPFEVEELKARVRTHLLLARAQRDLRCQNERLEEMVRERTREVIQTQQATIESMAALAEYRDPETGQHIHRVKGYVTILAEELRTHPRFAGTLTRDFIELLGLSCPLHDIGKVGVPDHILLKPGPLTNEEFAEMRRHTEYGRDAILSVQRKLGAMPFLRMAEDIIFTHHEKWDGSGYPQGLAGGDIPLCGRIMALADVYDALISRRVYKPPFTHTKAAEIILQGAGTHFDPDIVEVFAEFSQAFRQVALFNSESDEQRENLAR, from the coding sequence ATGATGGATCTGTCGCAATGCCGGGTGCTCGCAGTGGACGACACCAAGCTCAATCTGGACATACTGGTCAACACGCTGGGCAAGAGCCATGAGTTGGCCGTGGCCCTGAATGGGGTCTCGGCGCTGGAGATGGCCGTAGGGTCGCCGCCGGATCTGATTCTGCTGGACATCATGATGCCCGGCATGAACGGCTACGAGGTCCTGGAAAGGCTCAAGCAGCACCCTGCCACGGCCGAGGTGCCGGTCATCATGCTTTCGGCCCTGTCCGACGTGGGCACCAAGGCGCGGGGCTTTCAGCTCGGGGCCGTGGACTACCTGAGCAAGCCCTTTGAAGTCGAGGAGCTCAAGGCCCGGGTGAGGACCCATCTTCTCCTGGCTCGGGCCCAGCGGGACCTGCGATGCCAGAACGAACGCCTGGAGGAGATGGTGCGCGAGCGCACCCGCGAGGTCATCCAGACCCAGCAGGCGACCATCGAGAGCATGGCTGCCCTGGCGGAATACCGCGATCCCGAGACCGGCCAGCACATCCACCGGGTCAAGGGGTACGTGACCATCCTGGCCGAGGAGCTGCGGACGCACCCGCGCTTCGCCGGCACCCTGACCCGCGACTTCATCGAACTGCTGGGATTGTCCTGTCCGTTGCACGACATCGGCAAGGTCGGCGTGCCCGACCACATCCTGCTCAAGCCGGGGCCGCTGACCAACGAGGAGTTTGCAGAGATGCGCCGGCACACCGAGTACGGCCGGGACGCCATACTCTCGGTGCAGCGCAAGCTCGGGGCCATGCCGTTTCTGCGCATGGCCGAGGACATCATCTTCACCCACCACGAAAAATGGGACGGCAGCGGCTACCCGCAGGGGCTGGCCGGAGGAGACATCCCCCTGTGCGGGAGGATCATGGCCCTGGCCGACGTCTACGACGCCCTCATCAGTCGCCGGGTCTACAAGCCGCCCTTCACCCACACCAAGGCCGCGGAGATCATCCTGCAAGGCGCCGGGACGCATTTCGATCCGGACATCGTGGAGGTGTTCGCGGAGTTTTCCCAAGCCTTCCGGCAGGTGGCCCTCTTCAACTCCGAATCGGACGAGCAGCGCGAAAATCTGGCCCGGTGA
- the mltG gene encoding endolytic transglycosylase MltG, whose product MKTWMKLALAVVLATGIAAAAGLYTAWRYVETPVEAESNATTVFRVETGESLRGVSAKLEEEGLIRHAEVFRTYGRYRKLPLQAGEFELSRAMSPRQILEVLAFGKPILYRLSFAEGLTMREVAQAVNATGLTTSERFLAACRDRDYLLSKGINATDAEGYLFPETYFFARIPDQNPYPILDALLEHFRASVADLPQAGDPAALHRLVILASLVEKETAVPAERPTVAGVYANRLRLGMLLQCDPTIIYGLGETFDGNLRRSHLQDASNPYNTYVHPGLPPGPICSPGKASLQAASSPEEHDFLYFVARSDGSHQFSRTLREHTNAVIRHQRKGRPFPTGNTQGD is encoded by the coding sequence ATGAAGACGTGGATGAAGCTCGCCCTGGCGGTGGTTCTTGCGACGGGCATCGCTGCCGCGGCGGGACTTTACACCGCCTGGCGCTACGTGGAGACGCCCGTCGAAGCGGAATCGAACGCGACGACCGTCTTTCGCGTCGAGACGGGCGAAAGCCTGCGCGGCGTGTCGGCGAAACTCGAGGAGGAAGGGCTGATCAGGCACGCAGAGGTCTTCCGGACCTACGGCCGCTACCGCAAGCTGCCCCTGCAGGCCGGGGAGTTCGAACTCTCCAGGGCCATGAGCCCCAGGCAAATTCTGGAAGTCCTGGCCTTCGGCAAGCCCATCCTCTACCGTCTGAGCTTTGCCGAAGGGCTGACCATGCGCGAGGTGGCCCAGGCCGTGAACGCCACGGGCCTCACCACGTCGGAGCGATTCCTGGCGGCCTGCCGGGACCGCGACTATCTGCTGTCCAAAGGCATCAACGCCACGGACGCCGAAGGATACCTCTTCCCCGAGACCTATTTCTTCGCGCGCATCCCGGACCAGAACCCCTACCCGATCCTCGACGCCCTGTTGGAGCATTTCCGGGCCAGCGTGGCGGACCTGCCCCAGGCCGGGGATCCCGCAGCCCTGCACCGCCTGGTCATCCTGGCCTCTCTCGTCGAGAAGGAAACGGCCGTCCCCGCCGAACGCCCCACCGTGGCCGGGGTCTACGCCAACCGCCTGCGCCTCGGCATGCTGCTGCAGTGCGACCCGACCATCATCTACGGCCTGGGCGAAACCTTCGACGGCAACCTGCGCCGCTCGCACCTGCAGGACGCCTCCAACCCCTACAACACCTACGTCCACCCGGGCCTGCCGCCCGGCCCCATCTGCTCGCCCGGCAAGGCCTCGCTCCAGGCGGCCTCAAGCCCTGAAGAGCACGATTTCCTCTACTTCGTGGCCCGATCCGACGGATCCCACCAGTTCAGCCGCACCCTGCGCGAGCACACCAACGCCGTCATCAGGCACCAGCGCAAGGGACGCCCCTTCCCGACGGGCAACACGCAGGGCGACTGA
- the ruvX gene encoding Holliday junction resolvase RuvX: MKLLGIDYGQKRIGLAIAQGGMAFPLRTLAKSTRDKLFADLLAVIAAEGVEAVVLGLPLDMEGRQTLTTRQVLNFRDSLARRTDLPIHLVNEALTSFDARERLREAGVPARRQAEMLDQMAAVCILETYLGNS, translated from the coding sequence ATGAAGCTCTTAGGCATCGACTACGGTCAGAAGCGCATCGGACTGGCCATCGCCCAAGGCGGCATGGCCTTTCCCTTGAGAACGCTGGCCAAAAGCACCAGGGACAAGCTCTTCGCCGACCTGCTGGCCGTCATCGCGGCCGAGGGCGTCGAGGCAGTTGTCCTGGGCCTGCCCCTGGACATGGAAGGCAGGCAGACCCTGACCACGAGGCAGGTCCTGAACTTCCGCGACAGCCTGGCCCGCCGCACGGACCTGCCCATCCACCTCGTCAACGAGGCCCTGACGTCCTTCGACGCACGCGAACGCCTGCGCGAGGCCGGCGTGCCGGCGCGCAGGCAGGCCGAGATGCTCGACCAGATGGCGGCCGTGTGCATCCTCGAAACCTATCTGGGGAATTCATGA
- a CDS encoding PAS domain S-box protein: MASWRNAAMERHLLLALVLLLCLGAGVFLRANRIQKENAHFSEQRSILETAYKASARMYGLSMQSFYETSLNTPEVLGIIAQAAGTEGQKRDLARGKLYRTLFPTFEAMRRQNLRQLHFHLPDGSSLLRFYMSDRYGDSLMEMRPLVRTVTQSGQPAQGFEAGGTATGYRYIFPLKLDGRLVGSVETLISTKALRDSLAGLDPRREYSFILSRELTSRALFPEQGWLYSESSLNPDFLVEDANALLPTSPPPLSAEALAINRLLVKDPELRQAMRDGASFATTVSAAAKDYDVILLPMLDVEGRTSGYLVSYSPDTVVATFRQEFTTFVVLLVSVSAMFLALLLRLRESTVALETERGNLRVMNDALAEGVYMTNPAGEIVWMNPAGCELLGYPAEEIVGRIGHDIFHCHEGNAHLERGRCPFQSALDRGEPYDAEDCFKGKAGNLLHVEVASRPVVKNGVHAGSVTAFHDISERKRTELALRESEERGRKLSTVVEQSPVSVMITGIDGAIEYVNPKFEEKTGYSLAEVIGQNPRIVKSGLMAPEAYEDLWKTILAGGAWKGELHNKRKNGELFWEYVTISPIRSAGSITHFVALKEDITEQKIMREALRESESLQRTLMEHLPVGLVIIDGQTRVIESLNPAAALLFGAPQEDIVGKRCHHFLCPSNEKSCPIVDLGCQIDNSDRVMIRADGSSLPVLKTVTRIRVGGREKLLECLMDISARKEAEEAMQRLNRQLEKAIARAEGLTREAEVANQAKSSFLANMSHEIRTPMNAILGMVHLALGTELTPRQRDYLLKVERSAKTLLGILNDILDFSKIEAGKIVIEHIEFDLWEVLDNVATVVGVRVPENVEFVVTVDARAPRFLLGDPLRLGQVFINLAGNAAKFTHEGEIRVSVVPEDRDARDEARLRFEIMDTGIGMRPEQVESLFTPFAQADASTSRRYGGSGLGLPISRHLVELMGGKLLVESQPGRGSVFTFTIACPVSPRSFSDEERIRPPEGLEGMRALVVDDVDSSRQFILDCLRELGMHAEGVASGAAALEALADAPRGTQWLVLVDWKLPDMDGATLRERLRTSGASDARAVLLCPFAQEGMIRNAPALGFCAVLTKPASRPALASVLREALGVPAEQGRFCRVSPKDGDSVVCHGGRILLVEDNELNQQVARGILEQAGLTAVTAANGEEALRLVRKQEFDLVFMDIQMPVMDGFEASRRIKADPSLAGLPIVAMTAHVLPEERQRIKDAGMDDQVFKPIDPAEVFRVLNTWLRAPVPAPLLDASPSCPGIPALRDIDTQGGIARFMGDGEAYAEALLLVRREYGQSASRIRELLDRGETVEARMIVHSLRGMCANIGAHRVEATAADLERRLAGDATGDHAETFTPFRDAFAVMLEEIGRLEGREVSCRQGPELDVSALASLLDELLPGLRSRTPMKCQAVADRLCAAAVPKAFREDVDRICALTEQYDFAPALALAERVLDKIKRDA, translated from the coding sequence ATGGCGTCGTGGCGCAACGCCGCCATGGAGCGCCACCTCCTGCTGGCCCTGGTCCTTCTGCTGTGCCTGGGTGCCGGCGTGTTCCTGCGCGCCAACCGCATCCAGAAGGAGAACGCCCACTTCTCGGAGCAGCGCAGCATCCTGGAAACGGCCTACAAGGCCAGCGCCCGGATGTACGGGTTGTCCATGCAGAGCTTCTACGAAACGTCCCTGAACACGCCCGAGGTGCTCGGCATCATCGCCCAGGCGGCCGGAACCGAAGGCCAAAAGCGGGACCTGGCCCGGGGGAAGCTCTACCGGACGCTGTTCCCGACCTTCGAGGCCATGCGGCGGCAGAACCTGCGGCAGCTTCACTTCCACCTGCCCGACGGCAGCAGCCTGCTGCGGTTTTACATGTCCGACCGCTACGGGGACAGCCTCATGGAGATGCGACCCCTTGTGCGCACGGTCACCCAGTCCGGGCAGCCGGCCCAGGGCTTCGAGGCGGGAGGGACCGCCACGGGATATCGCTACATTTTTCCTCTCAAACTGGACGGCAGGCTGGTCGGCAGCGTGGAAACGCTCATCTCGACCAAGGCCCTGCGGGATTCCCTGGCCGGCCTGGACCCGCGTCGCGAGTATTCCTTCATCCTGTCGCGCGAACTGACGTCGCGGGCGCTCTTCCCCGAACAGGGCTGGCTGTACAGCGAGTCATCCCTGAATCCGGACTTTCTGGTCGAGGACGCCAACGCCCTGCTGCCGACCAGCCCCCCGCCGCTTTCCGCCGAGGCGCTGGCCATCAACCGCCTGCTCGTGAAGGACCCCGAACTGCGGCAGGCCATGCGCGACGGCGCGTCCTTCGCGACGACGGTCAGCGCGGCGGCGAAGGACTACGACGTCATTCTGCTGCCCATGCTGGACGTCGAGGGCCGTACCTCCGGGTACTTGGTCAGCTATTCCCCGGACACGGTCGTGGCGACCTTCAGGCAGGAGTTCACGACCTTCGTCGTCCTGCTTGTCTCGGTTTCGGCCATGTTTTTGGCGCTTCTCCTGCGCCTGCGCGAGAGCACCGTGGCCCTCGAAACGGAACGCGGCAACCTGCGCGTCATGAACGACGCCCTGGCCGAAGGCGTCTACATGACGAATCCGGCGGGGGAGATCGTCTGGATGAATCCGGCAGGGTGCGAGCTGCTCGGCTACCCGGCCGAGGAGATCGTCGGGCGCATCGGCCACGACATCTTCCATTGCCATGAAGGGAACGCCCATCTGGAGCGCGGACGCTGCCCCTTCCAGTCGGCCTTGGACCGGGGGGAGCCCTACGACGCGGAGGACTGCTTCAAGGGCAAGGCCGGAAACCTGCTGCACGTCGAGGTCGCAAGCCGTCCCGTGGTCAAGAACGGCGTCCATGCCGGTTCCGTCACGGCGTTCCACGACATCAGCGAACGCAAGAGAACGGAGCTGGCCCTGCGCGAGAGCGAGGAACGGGGCCGGAAGCTGTCCACCGTGGTCGAGCAGAGCCCCGTCAGCGTCATGATCACGGGCATCGACGGGGCCATCGAATACGTCAACCCGAAGTTCGAGGAGAAGACGGGCTACAGCTTGGCCGAGGTCATCGGGCAGAATCCGCGCATTGTGAAGTCCGGGCTCATGGCACCGGAGGCCTACGAAGACCTGTGGAAGACCATTCTCGCCGGCGGGGCCTGGAAGGGGGAACTGCACAACAAGCGCAAGAACGGCGAGCTTTTCTGGGAATACGTGACCATATCCCCCATCCGCAGCGCAGGCAGCATCACGCATTTCGTCGCCCTCAAGGAAGACATCACGGAGCAGAAGATCATGCGGGAAGCCCTGCGGGAGAGCGAGTCCCTGCAGCGCACCCTCATGGAGCACCTGCCCGTGGGGCTGGTCATCATCGACGGCCAGACCCGGGTCATCGAGAGCCTCAACCCCGCCGCCGCACTGCTTTTCGGCGCCCCGCAGGAGGATATCGTCGGCAAGCGCTGCCACCACTTTCTGTGCCCGTCGAACGAGAAGAGCTGCCCCATCGTGGACCTGGGATGCCAGATCGACAATTCCGACCGCGTCATGATCCGCGCCGACGGATCCTCCCTCCCTGTCCTCAAGACCGTGACCCGCATCCGCGTCGGCGGACGGGAGAAGCTGCTCGAATGTCTCATGGACATCAGCGCGCGCAAGGAGGCCGAGGAGGCCATGCAGCGCCTGAACAGGCAGCTCGAAAAGGCCATCGCCAGGGCCGAGGGGCTGACGAGGGAGGCCGAGGTCGCCAATCAGGCCAAGAGCAGTTTCCTGGCCAACATGAGCCACGAGATCCGCACGCCCATGAACGCCATCCTGGGCATGGTCCATCTGGCCCTGGGCACTGAACTGACCCCGCGCCAGCGGGATTATCTGCTCAAGGTCGAGCGTTCGGCCAAGACGCTTTTGGGCATCCTGAACGACATCCTCGATTTTTCGAAGATCGAGGCCGGCAAGATCGTCATCGAGCACATCGAGTTCGACCTCTGGGAGGTTCTCGACAATGTCGCCACGGTGGTCGGCGTGCGCGTGCCGGAGAACGTGGAGTTCGTCGTCACGGTCGACGCGCGGGCACCCAGGTTCCTGCTGGGCGACCCCTTGCGGTTGGGGCAGGTCTTCATCAACCTGGCGGGGAACGCCGCCAAGTTCACCCACGAAGGGGAGATCCGCGTCAGTGTAGTTCCCGAGGACCGCGATGCGCGCGATGAGGCGCGGCTGCGGTTCGAGATCATGGATACGGGCATCGGGATGAGGCCGGAACAGGTCGAGTCCCTCTTCACCCCCTTTGCCCAGGCCGACGCTTCGACCAGCAGGCGTTACGGGGGCAGCGGGCTCGGGCTCCCCATTTCCCGGCACCTTGTGGAACTGATGGGCGGGAAGCTGCTGGTCGAAAGCCAGCCCGGCCGCGGGAGCGTCTTTACCTTCACGATCGCGTGTCCCGTCTCCCCGCGCTCATTTTCCGACGAAGAGCGGATTCGCCCGCCTGAAGGATTGGAGGGTATGCGGGCGTTGGTCGTGGACGACGTGGATTCCTCCCGCCAGTTCATTCTCGACTGCCTGCGGGAGCTCGGAATGCACGCCGAAGGCGTCGCGTCAGGTGCTGCGGCCCTGGAGGCCCTGGCGGACGCGCCCCGGGGAACGCAATGGCTCGTCCTGGTCGACTGGAAGCTGCCGGACATGGACGGCGCGACCCTGCGGGAGCGGCTCCGGACATCGGGGGCTTCGGACGCCAGAGCAGTCCTGCTGTGTCCCTTCGCCCAGGAGGGCATGATCAGAAACGCTCCGGCGCTTGGTTTTTGCGCCGTGCTGACCAAGCCGGCCAGCCGTCCGGCCCTGGCAAGCGTCCTGCGCGAGGCCCTGGGCGTGCCTGCGGAGCAGGGGCGGTTCTGCCGCGTGTCCCCCAAGGACGGCGACAGCGTGGTCTGCCATGGCGGGCGCATCCTGCTCGTCGAGGACAACGAGCTCAACCAGCAGGTGGCGCGGGGCATTCTCGAGCAGGCGGGCCTCACCGCGGTCACGGCCGCCAACGGCGAGGAGGCCCTGCGGCTTGTGCGGAAGCAGGAGTTCGACCTGGTCTTCATGGACATCCAGATGCCGGTCATGGACGGCTTCGAGGCTTCACGCCGGATCAAGGCCGACCCGAGCCTGGCCGGGTTGCCCATCGTGGCCATGACCGCCCACGTCCTCCCCGAGGAGCGCCAGAGGATCAAGGACGCCGGCATGGACGACCAGGTCTTCAAGCCCATCGACCCGGCCGAGGTCTTCCGGGTGCTGAACACATGGCTGCGCGCCCCCGTCCCCGCGCCCCTTCTGGACGCGTCGCCCTCCTGCCCGGGCATCCCTGCGCTGCGGGACATCGACACGCAGGGCGGGATCGCCCGCTTCATGGGGGACGGCGAGGCCTATGCGGAGGCGCTGCTGCTCGTCCGCCGCGAGTACGGGCAGTCCGCGTCGAGGATTCGGGAGCTCCTGGACCGCGGCGAGACGGTGGAGGCCCGCATGATCGTGCACTCCCTGCGCGGCATGTGCGCCAACATCGGGGCGCATCGGGTCGAGGCAACGGCGGCGGACCTTGAGCGGCGGCTGGCCGGCGATGCGACGGGCGACCATGCCGAGACTTTCACGCCGTTTCGCGACGCCTTCGCCGTCATGCTGGAGGAAATCGGTCGCCTGGAAGGTCGCGAGGTTTCCTGCCGCCAGGGGCCGGAACTGGACGTCTCGGCCCTGGCGTCCCTGCTCGATGAACTGCTGCCGGGGCTGCGCTCGCGGACCCCGATGAAATGCCAGGCCGTGGCGGACAGGCTGTGCGCCGCGGCGGTACCAAAAGCCTTTCGGGAAGACGTGGACCGCATCTGCGCCCTGACGGAGCAGTACGACTTCGCTCCGGCGCTGGCCCTGGCGGAAAGGGTTCTGGACAAAATCAAGAGAGACGCATGA
- a CDS encoding PhnD/SsuA/transferrin family substrate-binding protein — MRFVFTLLMFVLTCQPLHARNLVLAPLPMESRETVLKQFMPMARYLQQSLGHEVVFDYSDSYEQILEKFTQGRIDLAYLGPLPYVSLKKVCPDATPLVHFREASGDPLYTCAIVAPADKRLVLEGLEHRKVALTQPLSTCGFLATNGLLRERGSALSRNLYRYLDKHDEVAKAVVRGEFDLGGIKTAIGRKYAHLGLTIMAESAPMPSFALVGNAATLSPAEREAIRQALASLDPDGKDKAMLSSWGENLRYGSVPADDGDYAPVRALLGNDAIPEDGNF, encoded by the coding sequence ATGCGTTTCGTATTCACCCTGCTCATGTTCGTACTCACGTGCCAGCCTCTCCATGCCAGGAATCTGGTACTTGCGCCGTTGCCCATGGAAAGCCGCGAGACGGTCCTCAAGCAGTTCATGCCCATGGCCCGCTACCTGCAGCAAAGCCTCGGCCATGAGGTGGTCTTCGACTATTCCGACAGCTACGAACAAATTCTTGAAAAGTTCACGCAGGGCCGCATCGACCTGGCCTACCTCGGCCCTTTGCCCTATGTCTCCCTCAAGAAAGTCTGTCCCGATGCCACTCCGCTGGTCCATTTCCGGGAGGCCAGCGGCGATCCGCTCTACACTTGCGCCATCGTGGCCCCGGCCGACAAGAGGCTGGTCCTGGAGGGCCTGGAGCACCGCAAGGTCGCCCTGACTCAGCCTCTCTCCACATGCGGTTTTCTCGCCACCAACGGCCTGCTGCGCGAACGCGGCTCGGCTCTTTCCCGCAACCTGTACCGTTACCTGGACAAGCACGACGAGGTAGCCAAGGCCGTGGTTCGCGGCGAATTCGACCTCGGAGGTATCAAGACCGCCATCGGGCGGAAGTATGCGCACCTCGGCCTCACGATCATGGCCGAAAGTGCGCCGATGCCGTCCTTCGCTCTGGTCGGCAACGCCGCGACGCTTTCGCCCGCGGAGCGGGAGGCCATCCGGCAGGCCCTGGCCAGTCTGGACCCTGACGGCAAGGACAAGGCCATGCTTTCCTCCTGGGGCGAAAACCTGCGGTACGGTTCCGTGCCCGCGGACGACGGCGATTACGCCCCGGTCCGGGCGCTTCTTGGCAACGACGCCATCCCCGAGGACGGGAACTTCTGA